A DNA window from Camelina sativa cultivar DH55 chromosome 17, Cs, whole genome shotgun sequence contains the following coding sequences:
- the LOC104756660 gene encoding ferric reduction oxidase 3, mitochondrial-like — MVARGSLVVARGRSSFPSLVRKSKQTQRYPLKREMNKEVIKNVIKLLTMVILIGTMVIWIMMPTSTYKKIWLKSMRAKLGESIYFGRPGVNLLVYMFPMILLAFLGSIYLHLKKQTTVSQLNSGVERKKRNKFGALKKPMLVKGLGIVTVTEVMFLTMFLALLLWSLANYFYVTFSTITPQSIPTDGDNLWQARLKSIAVRLGLTGNICLGFLFYPVARGSSLLTAVGLTSESSIKYHIWLGNLVMTLLTSHGLCFCLYWISTNQVSQMLEWDRTGISHLAGEIALVAGLLMWTTTFPAIRRRYFEVFFYTHYLYMVFMLFFVFHVGISYSLISFPGFYIFIVDRFLRFLQSRNNVKLVSARVLPCETVELNFSKNPMLIYSPTSTLFVNIPSISKLQWHPFTITSSSKLEPKKLSVMIKCQGKWSTKLYHMLSSSDPIDHLAVSVEGPYGPASTDYLRHDTLVMVSGGSGITPFISIIRDLLYISSTNTCKIPKMTLICAFKTSSDLSMLNLILPISTEIPSFVDIQIKAFVTREKESTCNMNIIKTLDFKPYVSDQPISPILGSNSWLWLATILSSSFMIFIIIIAIITRYHIYPIDQSSKKYTAAYKSLIYLLAISISVVATSMVAMLCNKKNYYKEKDENDDAFSPLMIETSPDQLLSEVTNIHYGERPNLKKLLVGLNGSSVGVLVCGPRKMREEVANICSFGSAENLQFESISFTW, encoded by the exons ATGGTGGCGCGTGGTTCACTCGTGGTGGCGCGTGGCCGCAGTAGCTTTCCATCCCTTGTCAGAAAATCTAAACAAACTCAGAGATATCCATTAAAAA GAGAAATGAATAAGGAAGTGATTAAGAATGTGATTAAGCTCTTAACGATGGTGATTTTGATTGGTACTATGGTGATTTGGATCATGATGCCAACGTCTACTTACAAGAAAATCTGGTTAAAATCCATGCGTGCCAAGCTCGGCGAATCGATTTATTTCGGGAGACCAG GAGTAAACCTTTTGGTTTACATGTTTCCAATGATTCTATTGGCTTTTCTTGGATCTATTTACCTTCACTTGAAGAAACAAACGACagttagccaattaaatag tggagtggagaggaagaagagaaacaagttTGGTGCATTGAAAAAACCAATGCTGGTGAAGGGATTAGGAATAGTGACAGTGACTGAGGTTATGTTCTTGACGATGTTTTTGGCTCTTCTTCTTTGGAGCTTAGCCAATTACTTTTACGTTACCTTTTCCACCATCACTCCTCAATCAATTCCAACTGATGGAGATAACTT ATGGCAAGCGAGGCTGAAATCAATAGCAGTAAGGTTAGGTCTAACAGGGAACATATGCTTGGGGTTCTTGTTCTATCCGGTAGCGCGTGGCTCATCGTTGCTGACTGCAGTTGGGCTTACGTCGGAGTCAAGCATCAAGTACCATATATGGCTCGGTAACTTGGTCATGACCTTATTGACCAGCCACGgtctttgtttttgtctctaCTGGATATCCACAAATCAAGTCTCTCAG ATGTTGGAGTGGGATAGGACAGGTATCTCGCATTTAGCCGGAGAGATAGCTCTGGTGGCCGGACTTTTGATGTGGACCACCACATTCCCGGCGATTAGAAGGAGATACTTCGAAGTCTTCTTCTACACTCATTATCTCTACATGGTCTTCATgctcttctttgtcttccacgTTGGCATCTCTTACTCGTTGATCTCATTTCCCGGTTTCTACATCTTCATCGTCGATCGTTTCTTGAGATTTCTCCAGTCACGCAACAATGTCAAGCTAGTCTCTGCTCGTGTTCTTCCTTGTGAAACCGTCGAGCTCAATTTCTCCAAAAACCCTA TGCTGATCTATAGTCCGACGAGTACATTGTTCGTGAACATACCGAGTATTTCGAAGCTGCAGTGGCATCCATTTACGATAACTTCTAGTAGCAAACTCGAACCAAAGAAGCTAAGTGTTATGATCAAGTGCCAAGGCAAATGGTCCACTAAGCTTTACCAtatgctttcttcttctgatccgATCGACCACCTTGCTGTTTCCGTCGAGGGACCCTACGGTCCAGCTTCCACTGATTACTTACG ACATGATACTCTTGTGATGGTTAGTGGAGGTAGTGGGATTACACCATTCATCTCCATAATCCGCGATCTACTCTACATAAGCTCAACGAACACTTGTAAAATCCCAAAGATGACCTTAATCTGTGCCTTCAAGACCTCTTCCGACCTCTCCATGCTCAACCTAATCTTACCAATCTCCACAGAGATCCCCTCCTTTGTAGATATCCAGATCAAAGCCTTCGTCACCCGAGAGAAAGAATCAACTTGCAATATGAACAtcatcaaaaccctagatttcaaACCATATGTCTCAGACCAACCCATCTCACCAATCCTCGGATCCAACTCCTGGCTATGGCTCGCCACcatcctctcttcttcattcatgatctttatcatcatcatcgcaaTCATCACAAGATATCACATCTACCCAATAGATCAAAGCTCGAAAAAGTACACTGCGGCTTATAAATCTCTCATTTACCTTCTAGCAATCTCCATTAGCGTGGTGGCTACGTCTATGGTCGCTATGTTGTGtaacaaaaagaattattataaggaaaaagatgaaaacgATGACGCATTTTCTCCATTGATGATCGAGACCTCGCCAGATCAGTTGCTATCGGAAGTCACCAACATTCACTATGGAGAAAGGCCTAATCTTAAAA AGCTCCTAGTTGGTTTAAATGGTTCAAGCGTCGGAGTTCTTGTTTGTGGTCCAAGGAAGATGAGAGAAGAGGTTGCAAATATTTGTTCCTTTGGTTCGGCTGAGAATCTTCAATTTGAATCTATCAGTTTCAcctggtga
- the LOC104756661 gene encoding U-box domain-containing protein 11-like, with protein sequence MAGGIVSPASLLDLITDIVETQLNAGVFKKDCADLTRRVSLLTHLVEEIRDSTPIDSAASSSSDNNDWWSDLVSGLQAAKRLLSTARFQARDSSNGAAAKRISFQFQCVSWKLEKALSNLPYDLYDISDEVGEQVELARSQLRRAMQRYGSLNSNNFSSVLCEPMMERDGFSSIVKIKAEEKLESVSETLHLAEEEEEKQDSPPLRRSSSISLAYYLSKDADTDRLDKMVTKNTDESKKSDKLTIPVDFLCPVSLELMKDPVIVATGQTYERAYIQRWIDCGNLTCPKTQQKLENFTLTPNYVLRSLISRWCTEHNIEQPGGYINGRSKNRGDMSVIRALVQRLSSRSTEDRRNAVSEIRSLSKRSTDNRILIAEAGAIPVLVNLLTSEDVATQENAITCVLNLSIYENNKELIMFSGAVTSIVQVLRAGTMEARENAAATLFSLSLADENKILIGGSGAIPALVDLLENGTPRGKKDAATALFNLCIYQGNKGRAVRAGIVTALVKMLSDSSSHRMVDEALTILSVLASNLDAKSAIVKANTLPALIGILQTDQTRNRENAAAILLSLCKRDTEKLITIGRLGAVVPLMDLS encoded by the exons ATGGCCGGAGGAATCGTCTCACCCGCTTCTCTACTCGACCTAATCACCGATATCGTCGAGACTCAACTCAACGCCGGCGTGTTCAAGAAGGATTGCGCGGATCTCACCCGTCGAGTCTCTCTCTTGACGCATTTGGTAGAAGAGATTAGAGACTCAACTCCGATCGATTCCGCcgcttcttcttcgtcggaTAATAATGATTGGTGGTCTGATCTTGTTTCCGGTCTTCAAGCCGCCAAACGTCTTCTCTCCACAGCTCGATTCCAAGCTCGCGACTCCTCT aaTGGTGCTGCCGCCAAGAGAATCTCATTCCAGTTCCAATGCGTTTCATGGAAGCTTGAGAAAGCGTTGAGCAATCTTCCATATGATCTTTATGATATCTCTGACGAAGTTGGAGAACAAGTTGAACTAGCGAGATCGCAGTTGAGGAGAGCAATGCAGAGATATGGATCGTTGAACTCAAACAATTTCTCTAGTGTTTTATGTGAGCCAATGATGGAGAGAGATGGTTTTAGCAGTATTGTTAAGATCAAAGCTGAGGAAAAGCTTGAGAGTGTTTCAGAAACACTTCATTTGgctgaggaggaagaggagaaacaAGATTCGCCTCCTCTAAGGAGAAGCTCTTCCATTTCATTGGCTTATTATCTATCCAAGGATGCTGATACTGATAGATTAGACAAAATGGTTACCAAGAACACTGATGAATCGAAGAAATCTGATAAACTCACGATTCCGGTTGACTTCCTTTGTCCTGTGTCTTTGGAGCTGATGAAAGATCCTGTTATTGTGGCTACAGGACAG ACTTACGAGAGGGCGTACATACAGAGATGGATCGACTGTGGGAATCTAACTTGTCCGAAGACTCAGCAGAAACTCGAAAACTTTACGCTTACGCCAAACTATGTTCTCAGAAGCCTCATCTCTCGGTGGTGCACTGAACACAACATTGAGCAACCCGGAGGTTACATTAATGGCAGGTCAAAAAACCGTGGAGACATGTCGGTGATCAGGGCATTGGTTCAGAGACTCTCAAGCCGGTCAACAGAGGATCGGAGGAATGCTGTTTCCGAAATCAGGTCTTTATCAAAGAGAAGCACGGACAATCGCATTCTGATTGCAGAAGCAGGAGCGATTCCTGTATTAGTGAATCTTTTGACCTCAGAGGACGTTGCAACGCAGGAAAACGCAATCACATGCGTTCTCAACCTTTctatatatgaaaacaataaaGAGCTTATAATGTTTTCGGGTGCAGTCACCTCAATCGTTCAAGTCCTTAGAGCCGGAACCATGGAAGCAAGAGAAAACGCAGCTGCTACACTCTTTAGCCTTTCGTTAGCTGATGAGAACAAGATCTTAATAGGCGGATCCGGTGCGATACCTGCCTTAGTGGATCTGCTCGAGAACGGTACCCCGAGAGGGAAGAAAGATGCAGCCACGGCATTGTTCAATCTCTGCATTTATCAGGGAAATAAAGGTCGAGCAGTTAGAGCCGGAATAGTAACTGCATTGGTTAAGATGCTAAGTGACTCGAGCAGCCACAGGATGGTTGATGAGGCTTTGACAATACTCTCGGTCCTTGCAAGTAACCTAGACGCGAAATCCGCGATAGTGAAAGCGAATACTCTGCCCGCATTGATAGGTATTCTCCAAACGGATCAAACTAGAAACCGAGAGAACGCAGCAGCAATATTGCTTTCGCTGTGTAAGAGAGACACCGAGAAACTGATCACTATCGGTAGACTTGGCGCGGTTGTACCATTGATGGATCTATCG
- the LOC109129878 gene encoding U-box domain-containing protein 11-like, which yields IDVVSLQWQTYERAYIQRWIDCGNLTCPKTQQKLENFTLTPNYVLRSLISRWCTEHNIEQPGGYINGRSKNRGDMSVIRALVQRLSSRSTEDRRNAVSEIRSLSKRSTDNRILIAEAGAIPVLVNLLTSEDVATQENAITCVLNLSIYENNKELIMFSGAVTSIVQVLRAGTMEARENAAATLFSLSLADENKILIGGSGAIPALVDLLENGTPRGKKDAATALFNLCIYQGNKGRAVRAGIVTALVKMLSDSSSHRMVDEALTILSVLASNLDAKSAIVKANTLPALIGILQTDQTRNRENAAAILLSLCKRDTEKLITIGRLGAVVPLMDLSNNGTERGKRKAVSLLELLRKACQ from the coding sequence ATTGATGTTGTCTCTCTACAATGGCAGACTTACGAGAGGGCGTACATACAGAGATGGATCGACTGTGGGAATCTAACTTGTCCGAAGACTCAGCAGAAACTCGAAAACTTTACGCTTACGCCAAACTATGTTCTCAGAAGCCTCATCTCTCGGTGGTGCACTGAACACAACATTGAGCAACCCGGAGGTTACATTAATGGCAGGTCAAAAAACCGTGGAGACATGTCGGTGATCAGGGCATTGGTTCAGAGACTCTCAAGCCGGTCAACAGAGGATCGGAGGAATGCTGTTTCCGAAATCAGGTCTTTATCAAAGAGAAGCACGGACAATCGCATTCTGATTGCAGAAGCAGGAGCGATTCCTGTATTAGTGAATCTTTTGACCTCAGAGGACGTTGCAACGCAGGAAAACGCAATCACATGCGTTCTCAACCTTTctatatatgaaaacaataaaGAGCTTATAATGTTTTCGGGTGCAGTCACCTCAATCGTTCAAGTCCTTAGAGCCGGAACCATGGAAGCAAGAGAAAACGCAGCTGCTACACTCTTTAGCCTTTCGTTAGCTGATGAGAACAAGATCTTAATAGGCGGATCCGGTGCGATACCTGCCTTAGTGGATCTGCTCGAGAACGGTACCCCGAGAGGGAAGAAAGATGCAGCCACGGCATTGTTCAATCTCTGCATTTATCAGGGAAATAAAGGTCGAGCAGTTAGAGCCGGAATAGTAACTGCATTGGTTAAGATGCTAAGTGACTCGAGCAGCCACAGGATGGTTGATGAGGCTTTGACAATACTCTCGGTCCTTGCAAGTAACCTAGACGCGAAATCCGCGATAGTGAAAGCGAATACTCTGCCCGCATTGATAGGTATTCTCCAAACGGATCAAACTAGAAACCGAGAGAACGCAGCAGCAATATTGCTTTCGCTGTGTAAGAGAGACACCGAGAAACTGATCACTATCGGTAGACTTGGCGCGGTTGTACCATTGATGGATCTATCGAACAATGGGACAGAGAGAGGCAAAAGGAAAGCGGTATCTTTGTTAGAGCTTCTCCGTAAAGCATGCCAATAA
- the LOC104759370 gene encoding putative F-box protein At3g52320, with amino-acid sequence MTLTTALLEIPEELLIEILIRLPAKSLMRFKCVSKIWLSLITSRYLTNRFLKPSPRRRFLTYCMGSETHGEYALLTSSNHDHSDTSVSVVDKDLAIQTLGGGRLVSSVRGLLCFKNGRRVRICNLNTRQVVELPTIKEENNFEKVLFYFGHDPVNDEYEVLTTVWDVTYEEERVMRSEHQVLVLGAGAWWKKGQCHILHRPFHSSCHGVITVNGVLYYRAWNDANKCVVMSFNLTSEDLDVWVLEDAGKSQWSDRKTFVLPDFQMKPLFYGDRLVITGTSRSGELWLSKLKNRDSYLEETG; translated from the exons atgACATTGACCACAGCCTTACTAGAAATCCCTGAGGAACTGTTGATCGAGATTCTAATCAGATTGCCGGCGAAGTCTCTGATGAGATTCAAGTGCGTCTCAAAGATCTGGCTCTCACTTATCACATCTCGGTACTTGACCAACCGGTTCCTCAAACCCTCACCACGAAGACGTTTTCTCACGTATTGTATGGGTAGCGAGACACATGGCGAGTATGCGTTGCTCACGTCATCTAATCATGATCACTCGGACACATCTGTCTCTGTAGTCGACAAAGATCTTGCCATTCAGACATTAGGGGGAGGCCGATTGGTGAGCTCTGTTCGTGGCTTGTTGTGTTTCAAAAATGGGAGAAGAGTGCGGATTTGTAACCTCAACACAAGGCAGGTTGTGGAATTGCCCACCATAAAGGAAGAGAATAATTTTGAAAAGGTGTTGTTCTACTTTGGACACGATCCTGTTAATGATGAATACGAAGTGCTTACCACGGTTTGGGACGTGACctacgaagaagaaagagtaatGAGATCCGAGCATCAGGTGTTGGTTCTTGGAGCTGGAGCTTGGTGGAAAAAGGGTCAATGCCACATTCTTCATCGCCCTTTTCATTCTAGCTGTCATGGGGTTATCACCGttaatggtgttttgtattatagAGCTTGGAATGATGCAAATAAATGTGTCGTTATGAGTTTTAACTTGACTTCTGAAGA TTTGGATGTTTGGGTTCTTGAAGATGCCGGAAAGAGTCAATGGTCGGACAGAAAGACTTTTGTTTTGCCTGATTTTCAGATGAAACCCCTCTTCTATGGAGATCGGTTAGTGATAACTGGCACTAGTCGCAGTGGTGAGCTTTGGTTGTCAAAG TTGAAGAATAGAGATTCATACTTGGAAGAGACAGGTTAG